The nucleotide window CAATCGCGCCAGATAGGCTCCGTCATGCACCAGCTCGGCCAGCATCAGATCGCCAAAAGGGGCGTTGCGGCGCTTCAGGGCAGCAAATTGCGGTCCGGCCAATACGTCTTCGACCACCCGAATGCGATCGGCCCGCTCCGGATGCCCTTTGGGCGTCTGGTGATCGGCGAAATTGGGCTGGCTGACCAGAAGCGTCGTCACCTTGTTCTCCGCAAAGCATCGCGCGGTGTTCGTATTTGCGATGCGCCTATAGTCATCTCGTCTTGACGTGGGCATGGCCTATTGTCAAACAGCGCCCATGTCCGATCCGTTCCGCACCACGGTTGAAGAGGCCGCCGCGCTGTTGCGCGCGGGCAAGCTTTGCGCCTTTCCAACCGAAACGGTCTATGGCCTGGGTGCCGATGCGACCAATGCCGATGCGGTCCTGTCCATCTATGAAACCAAGGGCCGCCCGCGCTTTAATCCGCTGATTGTCCATTGCGCCGATCTGGCCATGGCCGAGCGCCTGGCCATCTTCTCGCCACTGGCGCGCAAATTGGCGGAAGCCTTCTGGCCGGGTCCTCTCAGCATCGTCCTGCCGCTGCGGCCCGGTCATGGCCTGGCCGACATCGCGACGGCGGGGCTCGACACCGTGGCCCTTCGCGTGCCCGACCATCCCCTGGCACTGCAATTGCTGCGAGCCGCAGACCGTCCTCTGGCCGCGCCCTCGGCCAACCCCTCCGGCAAGCTGTCTCCCACCACCGCGGAGCAGGTTCGCAGGGGCTTTGCCGGCCGTGTTCCCGTGCTTGATGGCGGCCCCTGCAAGTCGGGAGTGGAATCCACCATTGTCGCGGTCGACGGAGAGCGGTTGATCCAGTTGCGCGCCGGCGCACTTGCGCGCGAGACCATCGCCGAGACCATGGGCCGGCCGCTTGAGCAGGTCAAACAGGGCGCGGCCATTTCGGCGCCCGGAATGCTGCTGAGCCATTATGCGCCCAATGCCAATATGCGGCTCGATACTACGCCCATGCCGGGCGAGGCCTATCTGGCCTTCGGCAAATTGGCGCCGCACAACAGCCTGATACGCAATCTGTCGGAAAGTGGCGACCTGCACGAGGCCGCCCGCAATCTCTTTTCCATGCTGCACGAGCTCGATGCCATGGGCGCTAAAGTCATCGCCGTCGCGCCCATTCCCCAGACCGGGCTGGGCGAAGCCATTAACGATCGGCTCAGGCGCGCAGCGGCGCCTCGAACCTAGAGCGCCTCCAGCGAAAGTGGCAACGGTTTTGCGCTTCAGAAGCGCGACGAAATAAGAAGCTCTAGTCCCGCACCTTGTATGGCTTCTGGTCCCGCATGAAACGCGCCAGCGCCTCCAGGTCCGCATCGCCGCCAGGCGGCAGCACCACGCGGATGTTTACATAGAGATCGCCATCGCCATAAAGGCCCTTGCCCTTGAGGCGGAACGCCTTGGAGGTGTCCATGCCCGGGGGCAAGGTCAGTTCCACAGAACCGTCCAGCGTCGGCACACGTACCTTGGCGCCTAGCACCGCCTCATAAAGCGTCACCGGCACATCGGTACGCACATCGTGCCCATCTTTGCGGAAGGTCTTCGACTTTTCAAAACGCACAGTCACCAGCGCGTCGCCCGGCTCCCCATAGGGGCTGGGTGAGCCCTGGCCCTTGAGGCGGATTTGCTGACCCTCCTCGACCTTTTCGGGCAGCTTGACCGACAACACCTTGCCCGAAGGCATCCGCACCGGCACCGAAGCGGCTTTGTGGGCGTCTTCCAGGGAAATGGTGACGTTGACCACGATGTCTTCGCCCTTGCCCATGCGGGCGCCACCGCCAGCCGTCGTACCGGCAAAAGGATCCCATTGTGCGCCGCCAGCCGGACCCCGTCCCGCAGTGCCGCCACGTGGCTGGCCGCCAAAGCCGCTCATGAATTCCTTGAGAATGTCCTCGGCCGAGAAGCCGCCGGCACCCGCGCCGGGGCGTGGACCACCGCGACCGCCGCCAAATCCGCCATTGCCGAACCCGGCGAAGCGCGGATTGCCTTCCGCGTCGATTTCTCCGCGGTCGAACTGGCCCCGCTTTTCCTTGTCGTTCAGCAGGTCATAGGCATGGGTTGCCTCGGCGAATTTTGCATGCGCCGTGGGGTCATCGGGATTTTGGTCGGGGTGGTATTTCTTGGCCAGCTTGCGATAGGCGGACTTGATGTCCTTTTCGCTTGCGGACCGCGACACCCCAAGTACGGTGTAAGGATCGCGCATTGGGTCCAATCTTTGATCTGGAGCATTGTTCGCCCCGTATTTGAAGTCCTATATGGCCACGCCCCCGGCCCTTGTCCAGTTGCGGCACGGGCAGTGCGCAGGAAATATTGCTATGTTGCAGACCCTCACCGAACGCCTCTTTGACGATAGCGACCGCTCCGATCTCGACCCTTTCGCCATCTTTGAGGAATGGTACGCACTGGCTCAGGAGAGCGAGCCCAATGATCCCCATGCCATGGCTCTGGCGACAGCCGACGCTTCGGGCCTGCCCGATGTGCGCATGGTGCTGCTCAATCGCCGCGATGCGAGGGGCTTCTGCTTTTTCACCAATTTCGAAAGCACCAAGGGCGAGCAATTGTCGGCCAACCCCCAGGCGGCCATGGTTATGCATTGGAAGAGCCTGAGGCGACAGGTCCGCATGCGGGGGCCGGTGGAGCCGGTGACCAGTGCTGAGGCCGACGAATATTTCGCCTCGCGTGCCAGGGGCAGCCGCATCGCCTCGGCAACGTCGAAGCAGTCGCGCCCCTTGGCGAGCCGTCAGCAGATGATGGATGAAGTGGCCGCGCTCACCGCCATGATCGGCGAAGGAGACATGCCGCGTCCGCCGCATTGGTCGGGCTATCGCCTCGTGCCTACCAGCATCGAATTCTGGAAGGATGGCGAGTTCCGCTTGCATGACCGGGTGCGTTTCACCCGTGACCTGCCAGGCGCGGCCTGGTCGAGCGCTAGGCTCTACCCCTGATTAAAAGGGGCGGGATTGGAGCCCGCCCCACAAGTCTCAGTCCGGATAACGTTCGGCGGCGAGTGCCCGCGGAACAAACCTGATGGTGATCAGCAGCGCGGCGCCGCAAAACACCAGCAGGCACACAACGAGAGCCCAAAGCGCTCCCCCGAACAGTGTTTGGGACAAGACCCAGGCCAGGCCGATCGCGGCCAGCCAGAGATAGCCCAGAATCAGCAAAATAGCCGGCATGGCATGCAGAAGCGCGGCCGTCGTCGAGCGTGCGACAGGCGTTGGTTCGATATCGTTCATTTCAAAGCCACAGGACATGAGACGCCGCGGCGCTTGGCGCGCGGTCGTTCGATTATGGATGAGGGATTTGGTTGTGCCGGCGTTGCCGGCAGTCAGGCCGCACTCGGTGGTCCGCAGGCCCAGAAGCCGAGCACCGGACGGTCCAAGGCTACCACCGCACCTCTAGTA belongs to Devosia sp. XK-2 and includes:
- the pdxH gene encoding pyridoxamine 5'-phosphate oxidase, whose protein sequence is MLQTLTERLFDDSDRSDLDPFAIFEEWYALAQESEPNDPHAMALATADASGLPDVRMVLLNRRDARGFCFFTNFESTKGEQLSANPQAAMVMHWKSLRRQVRMRGPVEPVTSAEADEYFASRARGSRIASATSKQSRPLASRQQMMDEVAALTAMIGEGDMPRPPHWSGYRLVPTSIEFWKDGEFRLHDRVRFTRDLPGAAWSSARLYP
- a CDS encoding DnaJ C-terminal domain-containing protein, whose product is MRDPYTVLGVSRSASEKDIKSAYRKLAKKYHPDQNPDDPTAHAKFAEATHAYDLLNDKEKRGQFDRGEIDAEGNPRFAGFGNGGFGGGRGGPRPGAGAGGFSAEDILKEFMSGFGGQPRGGTAGRGPAGGAQWDPFAGTTAGGGARMGKGEDIVVNVTISLEDAHKAASVPVRMPSGKVLSVKLPEKVEEGQQIRLKGQGSPSPYGEPGDALVTVRFEKSKTFRKDGHDVRTDVPVTLYEAVLGAKVRVPTLDGSVELTLPPGMDTSKAFRLKGKGLYGDGDLYVNIRVVLPPGGDADLEALARFMRDQKPYKVRD
- a CDS encoding L-threonylcarbamoyladenylate synthase; translated protein: MAYCQTAPMSDPFRTTVEEAAALLRAGKLCAFPTETVYGLGADATNADAVLSIYETKGRPRFNPLIVHCADLAMAERLAIFSPLARKLAEAFWPGPLSIVLPLRPGHGLADIATAGLDTVALRVPDHPLALQLLRAADRPLAAPSANPSGKLSPTTAEQVRRGFAGRVPVLDGGPCKSGVESTIVAVDGERLIQLRAGALARETIAETMGRPLEQVKQGAAISAPGMLLSHYAPNANMRLDTTPMPGEAYLAFGKLAPHNSLIRNLSESGDLHEAARNLFSMLHELDAMGAKVIAVAPIPQTGLGEAINDRLRRAAAPRT